One genomic segment of Sminthopsis crassicaudata isolate SCR6 chromosome 4, ASM4859323v1, whole genome shotgun sequence includes these proteins:
- the CHCHD2 gene encoding coiled-coil-helix-coiled-coil-helix domain-containing protein 2 gives MPRGSRSRTSRVAPPASRAPPMRAAPAPAAHPPAAVPPSAVAAPAAAPRQPGLMAQMATTAAGVAVGSAVGHTIGHAITGGFSGGSNAEPARPDITYQEPQGAQPGYQQQQQQQQFSPCHYEMKQFLECAQNQGDLKLCEGFSEVLKQCRFANGLA, from the exons ATGCCGCGCGGAAGCAGGAGCCGGACCTCCCGGGTGGCCCCACCGGCCAG TCGGGCACCCCCCATGAGAGCTGCACCTGCACCAGCAGCCCACCCTCCAGCAGCAGTCCCACCATCTGCAGTTGCAGCTCCTGCTGCTGCACCCAGGCAGCCGGGTTTGATGGCCCAAATGGCTACCACCGCAGCTGGAGTAGCAGTGGGCTCGGCTGTGGGCCACACTATTGGTCATGCCATTACTGGTGGCTTCAGTGGTGGGAGTAATGCTGAGCCTGCAAGGCCTGACATCACCTACCAG GAGCCTCAGGGAGCCCAGCCAGGgtaccagcagcagcagcagcagcagcagttcaGCCCCTGCCACTATGAGATGAAGCAGTTCTTGGAGTGTGCCCAGAACCAGGGCGACCTCAAGCTATGTGAGGGCTTCAGTGAGGTGCTGAAGCAGTGCAGGTTTGCAAATG gaTTAGCCTAA